A window of the Sabethes cyaneus chromosome 1, idSabCyanKW18_F2, whole genome shotgun sequence genome harbors these coding sequences:
- the LOC128746350 gene encoding protein krueppel-like, translating to MEFSSYVNLNEHTCRDRPFKCTECGKAFFSGANLKNHTKTHNAYNNKSYQCSFCERNFTASWTLNKHMKVHTDQQLYGCNYCECYFAQQEEAAKHEARHKPKRQGPALEGQLPVDGGSSIAE from the coding sequence ATGGAGTTTTCCTCCTATGTAAATCTAAACGAGCACACATGCAGAGATCGACCGTTCAAGTGTACGGAGTGTGGAAAAGCATTTTTCTCGGGCGCAAATCTCAAAAATCACACCAAGACTCACAATGCTTATAATAACAAATCGTACCAATGTTCGTTCTGCGAACGAAACTTCACCGCTAGCTGGACACTCAACAAGCACATGAAAGTGCACACCGATCAGCAACTGTACGGATGTAATTATTGTGAGTGTTACTTTGCACAGCAAGAGGAAGCAGCTAAACATGAAGCTCGGCACAAACCGAAGCGGCAGGGGCCGGCGTTAGAAGGACAGCTGCCCGTCGACGGCGGAAGCTCGATCGCAGAATGA
- the LOC128746351 gene encoding zinc finger protein 208-like produces MLESHTKTHAEKTQLKCKICDKEFSKNTSLLKHIKLHGSERPYKWSICGKGFLSAYPLANHTRSAHSGERPFTCDICGLSYFTASHLQAHRKTHTYLAPKPFKCDICDATYSYNSDLRRHMKKHLKERCLKCSRCGMEFSSQEKLNEHSCRDRSFECTEQPAVLNEHMEIPTDTQIDSAACVDGEQSNKTSKPMKQCDICGKSVTLKSYLRHKKSHIVVRPFECETCDKVYKTAGDLINHKETHAEKKQFRCKICAKEFSKKAFLLKHLKWHGSERPFKCSICGKGYLYSYPLADHMRSVHSDERPFTCDICGLSYSTTSHLSAHKKTHTYLAPQPFKCDICDAKYSYKCDLRRHMKRHLKCSQCGMEFTSQEDLNEHECSGRPVKCTEQQTELNKHMEMQTDKQIEDAMLASVDGEQSNMACNAGILDIHAIEKTLDQNSSEPKKEKCVIGGKSVTLKSSFKCEICGKTYKRAYGLKSHKETHTEEEQFKCKICDKEFSQKSFLAKHMKWHGSERPFKCSVCGKGYLYAYPLVYHMRSAHSDVRPFACDICGLSYTTSTYLKAHKKIHTYLEPKPFKCDICDAKFSYNSSLRFHMKKHLKERCLKCSQCGMEFSSQEKLNEHECSDRPFKCTEQATVLNEHMELHTDKQIEDAMVPPVDGEQSSKAHTEEIPDSHVIEKTLNPNKSKPMKQCDLLKCDDAMLASVDGEQSKKASKPMRQCDICGKSVTFKCYSRHKKSHSAECSFECEICGKTYKQANSLKSHKETHMEKEQFKCKICAKGFFKQRYLIQHMKWHGSERPFKCSICGKGYLYSYPLTNHVRSAHSDERPFTCDICGLSYVTSSHLQAHKKIHTYLAPKPFKCDICDAKYCRNSDLKRHMKSHLEERRLKCSKCRMEFCSQGSLNEHSCRDRAFKTTEQRTALNKHMEMHTDK; encoded by the exons ATGTTGGAGAGCCACACGAAGACCCATGCGGAGAAAACTCAGCtcaaatgtaaaatatgcgatAAAGAGTTTTCCAAAAATACCTCTCTTCTCAAACATATAAAGTTGCATGGTTCGGAACGTCCATACAAATGGTCGATTTGCGGAAAAGGTTTCTTATCTGCGTACCCGCTCGCAAACCACACGCGTTCGGCTCACAGCGGTGAGCGACCATTTACCTGCGACATCTGTGGTCTATCGTATTTCACCGCTTCTCATCTACAAGCACACAGGAAGACCCACACGTATCTCGCACCAAAGCCGTTCAAATGTGATATATGCGATGCAACATATAGCTACAATTCTGACCTGAGGCGTCACATGAAGAAACATTTAAAAGAACGGTGTCTAAAATGTTCCCGTTGTGGAATGGAGTTTTCCTCGCAGGAAAAGCTAAACGAACATTCATGCAGGGATCGATCATTCGAGTGTACGGAACAACCTGCTGTACTCAACGAGCACATGGAAATACCCACCGATACGCAAAT CGACAGTGCGGCTTGTGTTGATGGCGAACAGAGTAATAAGACCAGCAAACCGATGAAGCAGTGTGACATCTGCGGAAAGTCCGTTACACTCAAATCCTACTTAAGGCACAAAAAATCCCACATCGTCGTACGTCCATTTGAATGTGAGACATGCGACAAAGTCTATAAAACAGCCGGCGACTTGATAAACCACAAGGAGACCCATGCGGAGAAAAAACAGTTCAGATGTAAAATATGTGCTAAAGAGTTTTCCAAAAAAGCCTTTCTCCTCAAACATTTGAAGTGGCATGGTTCGGAACGTCCATTTAAATGCTCGATTTGCGGAAAAGGGTACTTATATTCGTACCCGCTCGCAGACCACATGCGCTCGGTTCACAGCGATGAGCGACCATTTACGTGCGACATCTGTGGTCTATCGTATTCCACAACTTCGCACCTTAGTGCTCACAAGAAGACCCACACGTATCTCGCACCACAGCCGTTCAAATGTGATATATGCGATGCAAAATATAGCTACAAATGTGACCTGAGGCGTCACATGAAGAGACATTTAAAATGTTCCCAATGTGGAATGGAGTTTACCTCTCAAGAAGATCTAAACGAGCATGAATGCAGCGGTCGGCCAGTCAAGTGCACGGAACAACAAACTGAACTTAACAAGCACATGGAAATGCAAACCGATAAACAAAT CGAAGACGCGATGTTGGCTTCTGTTGATGGCGAACAAAGTAATATGGCGTGTAACGCAGGCATTCTCGATATTCACGCTATAGAGAAAACGTTAGATCAAAATAGCAGCGAACCGAAGAAGGAGAAGTGTGTCATTGGCGGAAAGTCCGTCACACTCAAAAGTTCATTTAAATGTGAGATATGTGGCAAAACCTACAAACGAGCCTACGGCTTAAAAAGCCACAAGGAGACTCATACGGAGGAAGAACAattcaaatgtaaaatatgcgataaagaattttcccaaaaaagctTTCTTGCCAAACATATGAAGTGGCATGGTTCGGAACGCCCATTCAAATGCTCGGTTTGCGGAAAAGGGTACTTATATGCGTACCCGCTCGTATACCACATGCGCTCAGCTCACAGCGATGTGCGACCATTTGCGTGCGACATCTGCGGTTTATCGTATACTACAAGTACTTATCTTAAAGCTCACAAGAAGATCCACACGTATCTCGAACCAAAGCCGTTCAAATGTGATATATGCGACGCAAAATTTAGCTACAATTCTTCCCTGAGGTTTCACATGAAGAAACATTTAAAAGAACGGTGTCTAAAATGTTCCCAATGTGGAATGGAGTTTTCCTCCCAAGAAAAGCTAAACGAGCATGAATGCAGCGATCGACCATTCAAGTGTACGGAGCAAGCAACGGTACTCAACGAGCATATGGAACTGCACACCGATAAACAAAT CGAGGACGCGATGGTACCTCCTGTCGATGGGGAACAAAGTAGCAAGGCGCATACCGAAGAAATTCCCGATAGCCACGTTATAGAGAAAACGTTAAATCCGAATAAAAGCAAACCGATGAAGCAGTGTGACCTTTTAAAATG TGACGACGCGATGTTGGCTTCTGTTGATGGCGAACAGAGTAAAAAGGCAAGCAAACCGATGAGGCAGTGTGACATTTGCGGAAAGTCCGTTACATTCAAATGCTACTCGAGGCACAAAAAATCCCATAGCGCCGAATGTTCATTTGAATGTGAGATATGCGGCAAAACCTATAAACAAGCAAATTCCTTAAAGAGCCACAAGGAGACCCATATGGAGAAGGAACAGttcaaatgtaaaatatgcgcTAAAGGTTTTTTCAAACAAAGATATCTTATCCAACATATGAAGTGGCATGGTTCGGAACGTCCATTTAAATGCTCGATTTGCGGAAAAGGGTACTTATATTCGTACCCGCTCACAAACCACGTACGCTCAGCTCACAGCGATGAGCGACCATTTACTTGCGACATCTGTGGTTTATCGTATGTTACATCTTCTCATCTACAAGCACACAAGAAGATCCATACGTATCTCGCACCAAAGCCGTTCAAATGTGATATATGCGATGCAAAATATTGCCGCAATTCTGACCTGAAGCGTCACATGAAGAGTCATTTAGAAGAACGGCGATTGAAATGTTCCAAATGTAGAATGGAGTTTTGCTCTCAGGGCAGTCTAAACGAGCATTCATGCAGAGATCGAGCTTTCAAGACTACGGAACAACGAACTGCACTCAACAAGCATATGGAAATGCACACCGATAAATAA
- the LOC128746352 gene encoding zinc finger protein 62 homolog codes for MLASVDGERSNKTSKPMKQCDICGKSVTLKTYSKHKKSHIDVRSFECEICGKTYKQAYQLKNHKETHTEKKQFRCKICDKDFSKNSLLVKHMKWHGSERPFKCSICGKGYLYPYPLADHMRSVHSDERPFTCDICGLSYITTSHLSAHKKTHTYLEPQPFKCDICDAKYSYNCDLRRHMRRHLKCSQCGMEFSSQKDLNEHACSDRPVKCTEQPTEFNKHLEMQADKQIEDAMVPPVDEEQSSKARTEEIPDSHVVDKTLNPNKSKPMKQCDICGKSVTLKSYPRHKKFHFNARSYECDICGQTSKTTGNLKSHKMTHTGEKQFKCKICDKDFLQKRYLSQHIKVHDMERPCKCKICGKELLNLHLLQDHMSCHSGKRPFTCDICGLSYARHSHLKAHKKTHAYLEPKPFKCNLCDAKYVHKTSLTFHMKVHSEGRCLKCTHCEKKFSSEENLKEHSCPDRPFKCTECEKAFFTASHLKNHRRVHNVHNEMHQCSLCERSFCMPWSLKRHMKMHTDEQL; via the exons ATGTTGGCTTCTGTTGATGGCGAACGGAGTAATAAGACAAGCAAACCGATGAAGCAGTGTGACATTTGCGGAAAGTCCGTAACACTCAAAACCTACTCAAAGCACAAAAAATCCCACATCGACGTACGTTCATTTGAATGTGAAATATGTGGCAAAACCTATAAACAAGCCTATCAATTAAAGAACCACAAGGAGACCCATACGGAGAAAAAACAGTTCAGATGTAAAATATGCGATaaagatttttccaaaaatagcTTACTTGTCAAACATATGAAGTGGCATGGTTCGGAACGCCCATTTAAATGCTCGATTTGCGGAAAAGGGTACTTATATCCGTACCCGCTCGCAGACCACATGCGCTCAGTTCACAGCGATGAGCGACCATTTACGTGCGACATCTGTGGTTTATCGTACATTACAACTTCTCATCTTAGTGCTCACAAGAAGACCCACACGTATCTCGAACCACAGCCGTTCAAATGTGATATATGCGATGCGAAATATAGCTACAACTGTGACCTGAGGCGCCACATGAGGAGACATTTAAAATGTTCCCAATGTGGAATGGAGTTTTCCTCTCAAAAAGATCTAAACGAGCATGCATGCAGCGATCGACCAGTCAAGTGTACGGAACAACCAACTGAATTCAACAAGCACTTGGAAATGCAAGCCGATAAACAAAT TGAGGACGCGATGGTACCTCCTGTCGATGAGGAACAAAGTAGCAAGGCGCGTACCGAAGAAATTCCCGATAGCCACGTTGTAGACAAAACGTTAAACCCCAATAAAAGCAAACCGATGAAGCAGTGTGACATTTGCGGAAAGTCCGTTACACTCAAAAGCTACCCCAGGCACAAAAAATTCCACTTCAACGCTCGCTCATATGAATGTGACATATGTGGTCAAACCTCTAAAACAACCGGCAACCTAAAGAGCCACAAGATGACCCATACGGGGGAAAAACAattcaaatgtaaaatatgtgataaagattttttgcaaaaaagatATCTCTCCCAACATATAAAGGTGCATGATATGGAACGTCCATGTAAATGCAAGATTTGCGGAAAAGAGTTGTTAAATCTGCACCTGCTCCAGGACCACATGAGTTGCCACAGCGGTAAACGACCGTTCACATGCGACATCTGTGGTTTATCGTATGCGAGACATTCTCATCTTAAAGCTCACAAGAAGACCCACGCGTACCTCGAGCCAAAACCGTTCAAATGTAATCTGTGCGATGCTAAATATGTTCACAAAACTAGCCTGACTTTTCACATGAAGGTACATTCGGAAGGACGATGTTTGAAATGTACCCATTGCGAAAAGAAGTTTTCCTCTGAGGAAAATCTAAAAGAACATTCTTGTCCAGATCGACCATTCAAGTGTACGGAGTGTGAAAAAGCATTTTTCACGGCCTCACATCTCAAAAACCATCGAAGGGTACACAACGTACACAATGAAATGCACCAATGTTCGCTCTGCGAAAGGAGTTTCTGCATGCCCTGGAGTCTCAAAAGGCATATGAAAATGCACACGGATGAGCAACTGTAA